In the Alkaliphilus oremlandii OhILAs genome, one interval contains:
- a CDS encoding tyrosine-type recombinase/integrase, with translation MKYSNVVENFLRYLESIDRSKETIKGYKKELGYFGRFLEKKYGFEKEMEQISSVDLEDYMYYLKKSGKKSATRSRVVYIFRSLYKYSYKRELCTKNLAIFLESVKVKQTERDYLSEEEFILLIQKINSSIVKAAVQTIFYTGLRVSEALNLTMENVKLDEKIIYTISGKGDKDRIIPISNKLYYILDDYVKNIRPDVESNKFFCTKKTGSLSPQYINRMLHIAKDSLNWEKNISAHILRHSFASNLILQNAPLPAVQKLLGHSDLRVTSRYIHQDLRQLEEAVNLL, from the coding sequence ATGAAATATTCTAATGTAGTAGAAAATTTTCTTAGGTATTTAGAATCTATAGATAGGTCTAAAGAAACTATAAAAGGTTATAAAAAAGAGCTGGGGTACTTTGGAAGGTTTTTAGAAAAAAAGTATGGTTTTGAAAAAGAAATGGAACAAATATCTTCTGTAGATTTAGAAGATTATATGTACTATTTAAAAAAGTCAGGAAAAAAGAGTGCGACTAGAAGTCGAGTGGTATATATTTTTAGGAGCCTCTATAAATATTCATATAAAAGAGAACTTTGTACGAAAAACTTAGCAATATTTTTAGAATCTGTAAAGGTTAAACAAACGGAGAGAGACTATCTTTCGGAAGAAGAATTCATCTTACTAATTCAAAAGATAAATAGCTCAATAGTCAAGGCAGCTGTGCAGACAATTTTTTATACTGGACTCCGAGTTTCTGAAGCTCTAAACTTGACGATGGAGAATGTTAAGTTAGATGAGAAGATAATATATACAATAAGCGGTAAAGGAGATAAGGATCGAATCATACCGATTAGCAATAAACTTTACTATATATTGGATGACTATGTAAAAAATATAAGACCAGATGTAGAAAGCAATAAATTTTTTTGTACGAAAAAAACCGGTAGCCTTTCTCCACAATATATAAACCGTATGCTGCATATTGCTAAGGATTCACTTAACTGGGAAAAGAATATATCTGCCCATATTTTAAGACATTCTTTTGCCAGTAACTTGATTCTTCAAAATGCACCTCTACCTGCCGTGCAAAAGCTTTTAGGTCATTCAGATTTGAGAGTTACCAGTCGGTATATCCATCAAGATCTAAGACAACTAGAAGAGGCAGTTAATCTCTTGTAA
- a CDS encoding SwmB domain-containing protein codes for MFKGIYLILPIIFVEASAINSTALKVEFNQKVDKTSAEKLTNYYVGIGDKDVSSSSIEANNTGLYKAELQEDGKTVIIKAVDEAANVIWLDKNTTTVLTTPAVALKVNATDFVVKNKMVTIQVRNVKDAAGKLMDTQEKSFNSVDSEAAKIYGTAIDATTSKAIPTKNNITEVVVTSDQDVLFMFNEPVFVDSDVQFYLDSKNITTHVSLDATDASGKTLKVAKAAGIKDLTLGNHKFEIVGVEDLAGNKPVGDIYNAVIKVVEPQDNVTEDEAPVVESLMQTEEGKFVVTFKAAPKDGTKVVVKDSEGNTVKSHSTTGADKTEEIEFATALAEYKGSTKLIYTVEVTGADGGKIEAATGSKKADKYSKAHTFKLDLVAPEVVYSTKDAKGKVVETEFVKSTDLGKIVIPFADELFGGTVVKGTSANAVILKQHIGEETKSLTIPFADIAALVNNELTIDVVDLVSNGTTQDIKDAAKAMLNKDEDALLAGQYELILPRGLVADTLDKKLTNSTVIPFAGDTVRFEVKEVGQGGGEASVPQTAQDLVKYDADHDAIIVEFVGEDIKASTAKNPANYTLAGKKLAADTYIEYETLKDGAGKVTGGEARIFLNKDTVVRDGNYTLKVEGVSTTSGAKMLPVSVTVKDMKDNTRPVLESAVITGDAKLELRFSESVKVEDPDLAAGNFEVLVNGALYTVKEANVHTTDTKLVILELRDIVDYEGRTVTIRTKADNNNDHFVTDLGGNELKTGIRVTATVQGQ; via the coding sequence ATGTTTAAAGGTATATATCTAATTTTACCGATTATATTTGTGGAGGCAAGTGCTATTAACAGTACAGCATTAAAAGTGGAATTTAATCAAAAAGTTGATAAAACTTCTGCTGAAAAACTAACTAACTACTATGTAGGGATTGGCGATAAAGACGTAAGTAGTTCAAGTATAGAAGCTAACAACACAGGACTATATAAAGCTGAATTACAAGAAGACGGAAAAACTGTAATAATAAAAGCAGTAGACGAAGCTGCAAATGTAATCTGGTTAGATAAGAATACAACTACAGTTTTAACTACACCAGCAGTGGCACTTAAAGTAAATGCAACTGATTTTGTAGTAAAAAACAAAATGGTAACAATCCAAGTTCGTAACGTAAAAGATGCAGCTGGTAAGTTAATGGATACACAAGAGAAGTCCTTTAACTCAGTTGATTCAGAAGCAGCTAAAATTTATGGAACAGCTATAGATGCGACAACTAGTAAAGCAATTCCAACAAAAAACAACATAACAGAAGTAGTAGTAACATCAGACCAAGATGTTTTATTTATGTTTAATGAGCCAGTATTTGTTGATTCAGATGTACAGTTCTATTTAGACAGTAAAAATATAACTACTCATGTTTCTCTTGATGCAACTGATGCTTCCGGAAAAACACTTAAAGTAGCTAAAGCAGCAGGAATAAAAGATCTTACTCTAGGAAATCACAAGTTTGAAATCGTTGGAGTTGAAGATTTAGCAGGAAACAAACCAGTAGGAGATATCTACAATGCAGTAATAAAGGTAGTGGAACCTCAAGATAATGTAACTGAAGATGAAGCACCAGTAGTAGAATCTTTAATGCAAACAGAAGAAGGAAAATTTGTGGTAACATTTAAGGCAGCACCGAAAGATGGAACTAAAGTAGTAGTAAAAGACTCAGAAGGAAATACAGTAAAGAGTCATAGTACTACAGGTGCAGATAAAACTGAAGAAATAGAATTTGCAACTGCTTTAGCTGAGTACAAAGGTTCAACTAAGTTAATCTATACAGTAGAAGTAACGGGTGCAGACGGTGGAAAAATTGAAGCTGCTACTGGAAGTAAAAAAGCAGATAAATATTCAAAAGCACACACATTTAAATTAGATTTAGTAGCACCAGAAGTAGTATACTCAACAAAAGATGCAAAAGGAAAAGTAGTTGAAACTGAATTTGTTAAGAGTACAGATTTAGGTAAAATAGTAATTCCATTTGCAGACGAATTATTTGGTGGAACAGTAGTAAAAGGAACTTCAGCAAATGCAGTAATCTTAAAGCAACACATAGGTGAAGAAACAAAATCATTAACAATTCCATTTGCTGATATTGCTGCTCTAGTAAATAATGAACTAACAATAGATGTAGTTGATTTAGTATCAAATGGAACAACACAAGATATTAAAGATGCTGCAAAAGCTATGTTAAATAAAGATGAAGATGCATTATTAGCAGGACAATATGAATTAATATTACCAAGAGGATTAGTAGCAGATACGCTTGATAAAAAACTTACTAACAGTACAGTAATTCCATTTGCAGGAGATACTGTAAGATTTGAAGTAAAGGAAGTAGGTCAAGGCGGAGGAGAAGCATCTGTACCACAAACAGCACAAGATTTAGTAAAATATGATGCGGACCATGATGCTATAATAGTTGAATTTGTTGGAGAAGATATCAAAGCATCAACAGCTAAAAATCCAGCGAACTATACTCTAGCAGGAAAGAAACTAGCGGCTGACACATATATTGAGTATGAAACATTGAAAGATGGTGCTGGAAAAGTAACTGGTGGAGAAGCTCGTATATTCTTAAACAAAGATACTGTAGTTCGTGATGGTAACTATACTTTAAAAGTAGAAGGAGTATCAACAACTTCAGGAGCAAAAATGTTACCAGTATCAGTAACAGTAAAAGATATGAAAGATAATACAAGACCAGTACTTGAAAGTGCTGTAATAACTGGAGATGCTAAACTAGAATTAAGATTCTCAGAATCAGTAAAAGTAGAAGATCCAGATTTAGCAGCTGGAAACTTTGAAGTACTAGTGAATGGTGCACTATATACTGTAAAAGAAGCTAATGTTCATACAACAGATACTAAGTTAGTTATATTAGAACTTAGAGACATAGTAGACTATGAAGGTAGAACAGTAACGATAAGAACAAAAGCAGATAACAATAATGACCACTTTGTAACAGACCTAGGTGGAAATGAATTAAAAACAGGAATAAGAGTAACTGCTACAGTACAAGGTCAATAA
- a CDS encoding IS256 family transposase has protein sequence MSTLPKEFLREMITSGNLKSAGDLQSDLKDIFKDVLQEMLEAELEVELCYSKGDRENKNTSNRRNGYSEKKVKTQFGEMSLDIPRDRNGEFEPAVVPKNKRDISGIEEKVISLYARGMSTRDIHEQIKDIYGIEVSAEMVSKITDSILPSIKEWQHRSLDPIYSFVFLDAIHYKVREDGQIKMKAAYVVLGINVDGYKDILGIWIGENESSKFWLSVLTEFKNRGLQDVLIFSVDGLTGLNDAIKSAFPKSEIQRCIIHQLRNSFKYVSYKDLKGFAKDFKEVYSAITEESAYEKLMNLQDKWGQKYPFAIKSWDENWLLLSSFFKFPKEIRTIMYTTNAIESLHRQFRKVTKTKSVFTNDQSLEKILYLASQNVMKKWTQRYRNWDSIINQLAILYDDRLKSYL, from the coding sequence ATGAGTACATTACCTAAAGAGTTTTTAAGAGAAATGATTACTTCCGGAAATTTAAAGTCAGCAGGAGATCTTCAGTCCGATCTAAAAGATATATTTAAGGATGTTCTGCAGGAAATGCTAGAAGCGGAGCTTGAGGTAGAGCTTTGCTATTCTAAGGGAGACAGGGAAAACAAGAATACTTCTAATCGCCGGAATGGTTATTCTGAAAAGAAGGTAAAAACTCAGTTTGGTGAAATGAGTTTAGATATTCCTAGGGATAGAAATGGTGAATTTGAACCTGCGGTTGTTCCTAAAAATAAAAGAGACATCTCTGGGATTGAAGAGAAAGTAATTTCTCTTTATGCTAGGGGTATGTCCACAAGAGATATTCATGAGCAGATTAAAGATATCTACGGTATTGAAGTCTCTGCTGAAATGGTTAGTAAAATCACTGACTCTATATTGCCTAGTATCAAGGAATGGCAACATAGATCTCTAGATCCAATATATTCTTTTGTTTTCCTAGATGCTATTCATTACAAGGTTAGAGAAGATGGGCAAATTAAAATGAAAGCTGCTTACGTTGTTCTCGGTATTAATGTAGATGGATACAAAGATATTTTAGGTATTTGGATTGGCGAGAATGAATCTTCTAAGTTTTGGCTCAGTGTTTTAACTGAATTTAAGAATAGAGGCCTTCAAGATGTACTAATATTCAGTGTAGATGGTCTTACTGGATTGAATGATGCGATTAAAAGTGCTTTTCCTAAATCTGAGATTCAAAGATGCATTATTCATCAGCTTAGAAATTCTTTTAAATATGTCAGTTATAAGGACCTAAAGGGGTTTGCTAAGGATTTTAAAGAGGTTTACTCTGCAATTACTGAGGAATCCGCTTATGAAAAGTTAATGAATCTTCAAGATAAATGGGGACAAAAATATCCATTTGCTATTAAAAGTTGGGATGAGAACTGGTTATTACTTTCTTCATTTTTCAAGTTTCCTAAGGAGATTAGAACAATTATGTACACCACCAATGCAATAGAGAGTCTACATCGCCAATTTAGGAAGGTTACTAAGACGAAGTCTGTATTTACTAATGACCAATCCTTGGAAAAAATACTTTACTTAGCTAGCCAAAATGTGATGAAAAAATGGACTCAAAGATATAGAAATTGGGACTCCATAATTAATCAACTAGCAATACTTTATGATGATAGGTTAAAATCATACCTGTAA
- a CDS encoding phage tail protein → MKNYKRISSVVLATVMLASTSIASAAPRDVYTTDGNIHKTAQQMALSAKEQRNVAVRPSSYLFEGNGGKLYSFKDANEAYLKNKNDFLNILEKDYTPVKDVETPVEGELKVVEVSAINAKKIKVTFGQEVVRSGQAENTANYTIKKKDGSPVTVSTATLSSNEKEATLILGAALDGDYIVMVDPIQSKADATKTTALYTKEISFKDTVKPTVASVTYPLAGQAVIQMSEEVDMTGATATIVRVDGTAITTETVNIDPNDASKFAVKGIAANKEYKVTLLGVKDLAGNIISPNPAEVTVKSIVVDEVAPEIVSVKSEGLQKVIVTFSEEVDESTITLSLDGTPDSSIIAAKNPKNPLEVEITLGAVTTAGAHAVELTAFDDLVGNSGTAKSFNVQFKAQAAKLEKTTVAADNKSVALTFDMNVDKTATDISLTRVDADMVTTTVSVLNADITADGTTKDFVLNNASGFAPGKYTGQLTVADVTPLGATDKIAIAFEIKAPVDTEKATVTLGAIDAKNVVVNFDKEMGASALDVNNYKVEGKTVFKSAIFDGNAKTVKLTLNTETILLDGDYEFTIDSAVKTKAGVAIDAFAEVATFEENVAPTVKKIEFTAPNKVTITFSENVTANANFATVKVDGVADATKFGVVTTSNTATVTLTTSVTDLTKPITVEFDKTIDVTDANGNKLVPEASYTVAK, encoded by the coding sequence ATGAAAAATTACAAGAGAATTTCTTCTGTTGTATTAGCAACTGTAATGCTAGCAAGTACATCTATTGCATCTGCAGCACCAAGAGATGTATATACTACAGATGGTAATATTCATAAAACTGCTCAACAAATGGCTTTATCAGCAAAAGAACAACGTAATGTTGCTGTAAGACCAAGTAGCTATTTGTTTGAGGGAAATGGTGGAAAGTTATATTCTTTTAAAGATGCAAATGAAGCATACCTTAAGAATAAAAATGACTTTTTAAATATTCTTGAAAAAGATTATACACCTGTTAAAGATGTTGAAACACCTGTAGAAGGTGAGTTAAAAGTTGTAGAGGTAAGTGCTATTAATGCTAAAAAAATCAAAGTAACATTTGGTCAAGAAGTAGTTAGATCTGGTCAAGCGGAGAATACTGCTAACTATACTATTAAGAAAAAGGATGGATCACCAGTAACTGTTTCTACAGCAACTTTATCATCAAATGAGAAAGAAGCTACACTTATTTTAGGTGCTGCTTTAGATGGTGATTATATAGTAATGGTAGATCCTATTCAATCAAAAGCTGATGCTACAAAGACAACTGCACTTTATACAAAAGAAATTTCATTTAAAGATACAGTTAAACCAACTGTGGCAAGTGTAACATATCCTTTAGCAGGGCAAGCGGTAATTCAAATGTCTGAAGAAGTTGACATGACAGGAGCAACTGCAACTATTGTTAGAGTTGATGGGACAGCAATAACTACTGAAACTGTAAATATAGACCCTAATGATGCGAGCAAATTTGCAGTAAAAGGAATTGCAGCTAATAAAGAATATAAAGTAACATTATTAGGAGTAAAAGACTTAGCTGGAAATATTATTAGCCCTAACCCCGCAGAAGTAACTGTAAAATCTATAGTAGTGGATGAAGTTGCTCCAGAAATAGTTTCAGTGAAATCAGAAGGATTACAAAAAGTTATTGTAACATTCAGTGAAGAAGTAGATGAGTCAACAATTACTCTTTCATTAGATGGAACACCTGATAGTTCAATAATAGCAGCTAAAAACCCTAAGAATCCTCTTGAAGTTGAAATAACTTTAGGTGCTGTTACAACAGCAGGAGCTCATGCTGTTGAATTAACTGCTTTTGATGATTTAGTTGGAAATTCTGGAACAGCAAAATCATTTAATGTTCAATTCAAAGCACAAGCAGCTAAATTAGAAAAAACAACAGTAGCAGCTGATAATAAATCTGTTGCACTTACTTTTGATATGAATGTAGATAAGACTGCAACAGATATATCCTTAACAAGGGTAGATGCTGACATGGTAACTACTACAGTATCTGTACTAAATGCAGATATTACAGCTGATGGTACTACAAAAGATTTTGTTTTAAATAATGCAAGTGGATTTGCACCAGGTAAATATACTGGTCAATTAACTGTTGCAGATGTTACTCCATTAGGAGCAACAGACAAAATTGCTATCGCATTTGAAATAAAAGCACCTGTTGACACAGAAAAAGCAACTGTAACTCTAGGTGCAATCGATGCTAAAAACGTTGTAGTTAACTTCGATAAAGAAATGGGAGCATCAGCTTTAGATGTTAACAATTATAAAGTAGAAGGAAAAACAGTATTTAAATCAGCAATCTTTGATGGTAATGCAAAAACAGTTAAATTAACATTAAATACAGAAACTATATTATTAGATGGTGACTATGAATTTACAATTGATTCAGCTGTTAAAACTAAAGCAGGTGTAGCAATTGATGCATTTGCTGAAGTTGCAACATTTGAAGAAAATGTTGCGCCAACAGTTAAGAAAATAGAATTTACAGCACCAAATAAAGTAACAATTACTTTCTCAGAAAATGTAACAGCAAATGCAAACTTTGCAACAGTAAAAGTTGATGGGGTAGCAGATGCAACTAAATTTGGAGTAGTAACAACTTCTAATACAGCTACTGTTACATTAACAACATCAGTTACAGATTTAACTAAGCCAATAACAGTAGAATTTGATAAAACTATAGATGTAACCGATGCTAATGGAAATAAATTAGTACCTGAAGCGTCATACACAGTAGCAAAATAA
- a CDS encoding S-layer homology domain-containing protein, translating into MKKVLSFILVLSMVLSSFGMAFAAPAKNEIAGHLNEDATLRLADLGIVKGDDRGFALDANITRAEFAVLLVRALGLEGSANVAKGETQFTDVTVAAGYEWASGAINVATRLGYIQGYGNGKFGPADNIRYEDAITLMVRALGYEPAAQAKGGYPVGYLVVAEQDVKNTKHVEGATGVAITRGSVFQLLDNSLTKAKMIQVGYGSETKYVVSGKDDTRKETILTTNLGFDEVEGTVVANYRVEKLKANEIKINVEKENGNKIDKTVKYTISDKFDFDVDAVLGLKVSAWYNDDNEEIFRYEVETAESDVVYGTVVSNKEDKKTLKVEVRNKDNSATKYEWAEKDSRNGIDAAVVYIGNEKEDVEDVKDGLYGKFVLNEYGDVAFAYLIKFDADKVGMAKEVKKDELKFVSVEAVGEDTIELDDYKAADVFVFNADFSKASLEDIKEGTAIFGWENDDDQLFFVIRNDVVEGKLEAVRARDNRVTVNGTNIVRDANDAIFSGNEGTDFEEWASTNFEKVEEFIDEKVVVVLNLQGRAMVLTTDADYTSKTIYGVATYLEDGRNPVLTVFTSEGKEVEYKFEDRKDVTSALKVDYLKDEFVAVEFKLNKDGEISKGDLKVVSNVKTLSAEKKSDDKFITIGKDRFYIRENTVAIKAINSKGELKPSLIKHSDIAKRTIKSGERVIVVGDAGRNADLIVFVDKAFEAKDDAKFGLVTGDVTRKGGDYKVEIDVAGEAKAEYIVAGRNDVKKGDLVEFKLNNKGELTDITRNNAKDKEAFKVTKKDGDYLLLDGKWYLVSNETVVYKVDEDGALDGTTRLSRISDKDSVVFVEDAGELKVLVVVTEYKDGKPGENPGEQPSEELTGKLEETMYGVVLTVELKAGDTVSKVSLNGSSVDANDFAVEDAVLRVFGVKAGDTVKVTVNGTEASVKIK; encoded by the coding sequence ATGAAGAAAGTATTATCATTTATACTTGTACTTTCCATGGTTCTTAGTAGCTTTGGAATGGCCTTCGCAGCTCCAGCTAAAAATGAAATCGCTGGACACTTAAACGAAGACGCTACTCTAAGACTTGCAGATCTAGGAATAGTTAAAGGTGATGACAGAGGATTTGCTCTAGATGCAAATATCACAAGAGCAGAATTTGCAGTATTATTAGTAAGAGCTTTAGGTTTAGAAGGTTCTGCTAACGTAGCTAAAGGAGAAACTCAATTTACAGACGTAACAGTAGCGGCTGGATACGAGTGGGCTTCCGGAGCTATTAACGTAGCAACAAGATTAGGATACATCCAAGGATATGGAAATGGTAAATTCGGACCTGCTGATAACATCAGATACGAAGATGCTATTACATTAATGGTTAGAGCATTAGGATATGAGCCAGCTGCACAAGCTAAAGGTGGATATCCAGTAGGTTACCTAGTAGTTGCTGAGCAAGATGTTAAGAATACAAAGCACGTTGAAGGCGCAACAGGAGTTGCAATCACAAGAGGTTCTGTATTCCAATTACTAGACAACTCTTTAACAAAAGCTAAAATGATCCAAGTTGGATATGGTTCAGAAACAAAATATGTAGTTTCTGGAAAAGATGACACTAGAAAAGAAACAATCTTAACTACTAATTTAGGTTTTGACGAAGTAGAAGGTACAGTAGTAGCGAACTACAGAGTAGAGAAGCTAAAAGCTAACGAAATCAAAATTAATGTAGAAAAAGAAAATGGAAATAAAATTGACAAAACTGTAAAATATACAATATCTGATAAATTCGATTTCGATGTAGATGCTGTATTAGGTTTAAAAGTTTCTGCATGGTATAACGATGATAACGAAGAAATCTTCAGATATGAAGTAGAAACAGCTGAAAGTGATGTTGTTTACGGTACAGTTGTATCAAACAAAGAAGACAAAAAGACATTAAAAGTAGAAGTTAGAAATAAAGACAACTCAGCTACAAAGTACGAGTGGGCTGAAAAAGATTCTAGAAATGGTATCGATGCAGCTGTAGTATATATTGGAAATGAAAAAGAAGATGTTGAAGACGTTAAAGATGGTCTTTATGGAAAATTCGTATTAAATGAATACGGAGACGTAGCTTTCGCTTACCTAATTAAATTCGATGCAGATAAAGTAGGTATGGCTAAAGAAGTTAAAAAAGATGAACTTAAGTTTGTAAGTGTTGAAGCTGTAGGTGAAGACACAATCGAACTTGATGATTACAAAGCAGCAGATGTATTTGTATTCAATGCAGACTTTAGCAAAGCTTCTTTAGAAGATATTAAAGAAGGTACAGCTATCTTCGGATGGGAAAATGATGATGATCAGTTATTCTTCGTAATCAGAAATGATGTTGTAGAAGGAAAACTTGAAGCAGTAAGAGCAAGAGATAACAGAGTAACTGTTAACGGAACAAACATTGTAAGAGATGCTAACGATGCAATCTTCTCTGGAAATGAAGGAACAGATTTCGAAGAGTGGGCAAGCACTAACTTTGAAAAAGTTGAAGAATTCATTGATGAGAAAGTAGTAGTAGTTCTTAACCTTCAAGGAAGAGCTATGGTATTAACAACAGATGCAGATTACACAAGCAAAACTATCTACGGTGTAGCTACTTACCTAGAAGATGGTAGAAATCCTGTATTAACAGTATTCACATCTGAAGGTAAAGAAGTAGAATACAAATTCGAAGATAGAAAAGATGTTACATCAGCATTAAAAGTTGATTATTTAAAAGATGAATTTGTAGCAGTAGAATTCAAATTAAACAAAGATGGCGAAATCAGCAAAGGTGATTTAAAAGTAGTATCTAACGTAAAAACATTATCAGCAGAGAAAAAATCTGACGATAAATTTATAACTATTGGTAAAGACAGATTCTACATTAGAGAGAACACAGTAGCTATTAAAGCTATTAACAGCAAAGGTGAGCTTAAGCCTTCTCTAATCAAACACAGCGATATCGCTAAGAGAACAATTAAGTCTGGTGAAAGAGTAATCGTTGTTGGAGATGCAGGAAGAAATGCAGATCTAATCGTATTCGTTGACAAAGCTTTCGAAGCTAAAGACGATGCTAAATTCGGTTTAGTAACTGGCGACGTAACAAGAAAAGGTGGAGACTATAAAGTTGAAATCGATGTTGCTGGCGAAGCAAAAGCTGAATACATTGTAGCTGGTAGAAATGATGTTAAAAAAGGTGACCTTGTTGAATTTAAGTTAAACAACAAAGGTGAGTTAACAGATATAACTAGAAACAATGCTAAAGATAAAGAAGCATTCAAGGTAACTAAGAAAGATGGAGACTACTTATTATTAGATGGTAAGTGGTACCTAGTTAGCAACGAAACAGTAGTTTACAAAGTTGACGAAGATGGAGCTTTAGATGGAACTACAAGACTATCTAGAATTTCTGACAAAGACTCTGTAGTATTCGTAGAAGATGCTGGAGAACTTAAAGTACTAGTAGTAGTAACTGAGTACAAAGATGGAAAACCAGGTGAAAACCCAGGAGAGCAACCATCAGAAGAATTAACTGGTAAGTTAGAAGAAACAATGTATGGTGTTGTTTTAACAGTAGAATTAAAAGCTGGAGACACTGTATCAAAAGTTTCTTTAAACGGAAGTTCAGTAGATGCAAACGATTTTGCAGTTGAAGATGCTGTATTAAGAGTGTTTGGTGTTAAAGCTGGAGATACAGTTAAAGTAACTGTTAACGGTACAGAAGCATCTGTTAAAATCAAGTAA
- a CDS encoding S-layer homology domain-containing protein, whose amino-acid sequence MKKILSVFMCFLLLFSFSIPSAYALSVEEQAGEQLKGLGLYKGYEDGTLGLNKNITRAEFAALAVRIEGLDDKQEANKGATPFKDVSGNHWASGYINIASSKELIKGFEDKTFKPEEQITYAQALAVVIRILGYEKDVTGSWPNNYINKAKDLGLDKNMNLSPNTPINRGQIAVIVSNALNVKIAVK is encoded by the coding sequence ATGAAAAAGATCTTATCTGTTTTTATGTGCTTCCTTTTACTCTTTAGTTTCTCTATTCCCAGTGCGTATGCCCTATCTGTAGAGGAACAGGCAGGAGAGCAGCTAAAAGGACTTGGACTCTATAAGGGCTACGAAGATGGTACTTTGGGTCTCAATAAAAACATTACGAGAGCGGAATTTGCTGCCCTAGCTGTAAGAATAGAGGGCTTAGATGATAAGCAGGAAGCAAACAAAGGTGCTACCCCATTTAAGGATGTCAGTGGCAACCATTGGGCTTCTGGTTATATTAATATCGCTTCTTCTAAAGAGCTGATTAAGGGCTTTGAGGACAAAACCTTTAAGCCGGAAGAGCAAATCACATATGCTCAAGCTTTAGCTGTAGTAATTCGTATCCTAGGCTACGAAAAAGATGTGACTGGTAGCTGGCCGAATAACTACATAAATAAAGCAAAGGATCTAGGTCTCGATAAAAATATGAATCTATCTCCCAATACCCCTATTAATCGTGGTCAGATTGCAGTGATTGTCAGCAATGCCTTAAATGTTAAAATTGCAGTTAAATAA